Proteins co-encoded in one Nitrospira sp. genomic window:
- a CDS encoding multiheme c-type cytochrome — MRWFKKILIGLVVLSGLTYLYYTEVKPTVIFGLRSDYAHAIPHQKIPEGLTSLKAESCGTCHADIYKEWRTSIHAQAYDDPFFQAYWTKDKHTWVCLNCHTPLENQQPTLIKEIPRDRVERAVQDPNPHYDANYQREGVTCAACHVRDGVILGPFEDAKAPHPTKYDPMFRTTQMCYRCHSVVGGPAQFYNGGPCGTYPEFEDGYWSKERGFICQNCHMPEIERPVAVGGALRQGRQHLWRGGHDPEMIKRAIDVKVVADPAEPKPGDKVRVTLMLINAGAGHKLPTGDPDRHFTVEFAVEDQHGKVLEQQSDTMGRWIMWQPAIIELYDNRLVPLASRDYTFEYRLPEDSVGLKLIAKVRYHIQTEGQHQMLIDKYGLTAKDPYNFTVYERQVPLTGNLADSFEQTGQHTRLACAAPGHS; from the coding sequence ATGCGGTGGTTCAAGAAAATTTTGATCGGGCTCGTCGTCTTGAGCGGTCTCACATACCTGTATTACACCGAAGTCAAACCAACCGTCATTTTCGGACTACGATCGGACTATGCCCATGCCATTCCCCATCAAAAGATTCCGGAGGGTTTGACAAGCCTTAAGGCCGAGTCCTGCGGAACCTGTCATGCCGACATCTACAAGGAGTGGAGAACCAGCATTCACGCACAGGCCTACGACGATCCCTTCTTCCAGGCATATTGGACGAAAGATAAACACACGTGGGTCTGTCTCAACTGTCATACGCCGCTGGAAAATCAGCAACCGACGTTGATTAAAGAGATCCCGCGAGACCGAGTCGAACGCGCCGTGCAGGACCCCAATCCTCACTACGATGCGAACTACCAGCGGGAAGGCGTGACCTGTGCGGCATGTCACGTCCGAGACGGAGTGATCCTGGGACCGTTCGAGGATGCCAAAGCCCCCCATCCGACGAAGTACGATCCTATGTTTCGCACGACGCAGATGTGTTATCGATGCCATAGCGTCGTGGGGGGACCGGCGCAGTTTTATAACGGAGGACCATGCGGCACCTATCCTGAATTTGAGGACGGCTACTGGAGTAAGGAGCGCGGCTTCATCTGCCAAAACTGTCATATGCCGGAGATCGAACGGCCGGTCGCCGTGGGGGGAGCCCTCCGCCAGGGACGTCAACATCTCTGGCGTGGCGGACACGATCCCGAGATGATCAAGCGGGCGATCGACGTCAAAGTGGTGGCCGATCCGGCGGAACCCAAACCTGGCGACAAGGTCCGAGTCACGTTGATGTTGATCAATGCGGGCGCAGGACATAAACTCCCGACGGGAGACCCTGATCGCCACTTCACGGTCGAATTTGCGGTTGAGGATCAGCACGGAAAAGTGTTGGAGCAGCAGTCGGACACGATGGGTCGATGGATCATGTGGCAGCCGGCGATCATCGAGCTGTACGACAATCGGCTCGTGCCGTTGGCCAGCCGGGATTATACGTTCGAGTATCGACTCCCAGAAGATAGCGTCGGACTCAAATTAATCGCGAAGGTGCGCTACCACATCCAGACGGAAGGGCAACATCAGATGCTCATCGACAAGTACGGCCTCACGGCGAAGGATCCCTATAACTTCACCGTGTATGAACGACAGGTTCCCTTAACCGGCAATCTGGCGGATTCCTTCGAGCAGACTGGACAACATACACGCCTTGCCTGCGCCGCACCAGGTCACAGCTGA